In the Chloroflexia bacterium SDU3-3 genome, one interval contains:
- the clpX gene encoding ATP-dependent Clp protease ATP-binding subunit ClpX, with product MSRNRSSNNGRGAFLCSFCGRGQDEVQRLIAGPGTICICNECVALCGAIIDEDAGQAQAAATQSQPPQAARPAFHGPARLPTPRRIRERLDQYVVGQDRAKVVLSVAVYNHYKRLRAGYNVDDVELGKSNVLLIGPTGSGKTLLAQTLARMLDVPFAIADATALTEAGYVGEDVENILLRLIQAADGDIERAQTGIIYVDEIDKIARKGDNPSITRDVSGEGVQQALLKIFEGYQAHVPPIPGRKHPQQEYIAFDTTNVLFICGGAFEGLDQIIGQRTNGQRTLGFGAAPEQPKDTALFSKCTPDDMLRYGFIPEFIGRIPVIASLEPLDKVAMMRILTEPRNAIVKQYQKMFALDNVELEFTTDGMEAIAERALAVKTGARALRSIVEEVLLDVMYEIPSQEHIHRCIINGEVVAGRGHPIMVPRPSERSDFRRRLDEAV from the coding sequence ATGTCCCGCAATCGCAGTAGCAACAATGGCCGCGGGGCCTTTCTTTGCTCGTTCTGTGGCCGGGGGCAGGATGAGGTGCAGCGCCTCATCGCTGGCCCCGGTACTATATGCATCTGCAACGAGTGTGTGGCCTTGTGCGGGGCGATCATCGATGAGGACGCAGGCCAGGCCCAGGCCGCAGCCACGCAGAGCCAGCCGCCCCAGGCCGCACGCCCGGCGTTCCACGGCCCCGCGCGGCTGCCGACCCCGCGCCGCATCCGCGAGCGGCTCGACCAGTACGTGGTCGGCCAGGATCGCGCCAAGGTCGTCCTCTCGGTGGCGGTCTACAACCACTACAAGCGGCTGCGGGCTGGCTACAACGTGGATGATGTGGAGCTAGGCAAGAGCAACGTGCTGCTGATCGGCCCCACCGGCAGCGGCAAGACGCTGCTGGCCCAGACCCTGGCCCGCATGCTGGATGTGCCCTTCGCAATCGCCGACGCCACCGCGCTCACCGAGGCTGGCTACGTGGGCGAGGATGTCGAGAACATCCTGCTGCGGCTCATCCAGGCCGCCGACGGCGACATCGAGCGCGCCCAGACCGGCATCATCTACGTCGACGAGATCGACAAGATCGCACGCAAAGGCGACAACCCCTCGATCACCCGCGACGTGTCGGGCGAGGGTGTGCAGCAGGCCCTGCTGAAGATCTTCGAGGGCTACCAGGCCCACGTGCCGCCCATCCCAGGGCGCAAGCACCCCCAGCAGGAGTACATCGCCTTCGACACCACCAACGTGCTGTTCATCTGCGGCGGCGCGTTCGAGGGCCTCGACCAGATCATCGGCCAGCGCACCAACGGCCAGCGCACCCTGGGCTTCGGGGCAGCCCCCGAGCAGCCCAAGGACACCGCGCTGTTCAGCAAGTGCACCCCCGACGACATGCTGCGCTACGGCTTCATCCCCGAGTTCATCGGGCGCATCCCCGTGATCGCATCGCTTGAGCCGCTGGACAAGGTCGCGATGATGCGCATCCTCACCGAGCCGCGCAACGCCATCGTGAAGCAGTACCAGAAGATGTTCGCGCTGGACAATGTGGAGCTAGAGTTCACCACCGATGGCATGGAGGCCATCGCCGAGCGGGCGCTGGCCGTCAAAACCGGCGCGCGCGCCCTGCGCTCGATCGTGGAGGAGGTGCTGCTCGACGTGATGTACGAGATCCCATCGCAGGAGCACATCCACCGCTGCATCATCAACGGCGAGGTTGTCGCCGGAAGGGGCCACCCGATTATGGTGCCGCGCCCCAGCGAGCGCAGCGATTTCCGACGCAGGCTGGATGAAGCCGTCTAG
- a CDS encoding ATP-dependent Clp protease proteolytic subunit — translation MDWTSMYRMDWSSKRPESLIPMVVESTNRGERAFDIYSRLLKERIILLGTPIEDQIANLIVAQLLYLEHDDPERDISLYINSPGGSITAGLAIYDTMRAIRPDVSTVCVGMAGSMATPILAGGTKGKRFSLPHSTIHMHPAGGGARGYAPDVEIMARELLRMQQVIRELLSKDTGQPVERIAHDFDRDLFMTPEQAKEYGIIDEILTREDLSTLTEK, via the coding sequence ATGGATTGGACATCGATGTACCGCATGGACTGGAGCTCGAAGCGGCCCGAGTCGCTGATCCCGATGGTGGTCGAGAGCACCAATCGCGGCGAGCGCGCCTTTGATATCTACTCCCGGCTGCTCAAAGAGCGGATCATTCTGCTTGGCACTCCGATCGAAGACCAGATCGCCAACCTGATCGTCGCCCAGCTGCTCTACCTGGAGCACGACGACCCCGAGCGCGACATCTCGCTGTACATCAACAGCCCTGGCGGCTCGATCACCGCCGGCCTGGCGATCTACGACACCATGCGCGCCATCCGCCCGGATGTCTCCACGGTCTGCGTCGGCATGGCCGGCAGCATGGCCACCCCCATCCTGGCAGGCGGCACCAAGGGCAAGCGCTTCAGCCTGCCGCACTCGACCATCCACATGCACCCGGCGGGCGGCGGCGCGCGCGGCTACGCCCCGGATGTAGAGATCATGGCCCGCGAGCTGCTGCGCATGCAGCAGGTCATCCGCGAGCTGCTGTCGAAGGACACCGGCCAGCCCGTCGAGCGGATCGCCCACGACTTCGACCGCGACCTGTTCATGACGCCCGAGCAGGCCAAAGAGTATGGCATCATCGACGAGATCCTCACCCGCGAGGATCTGAGCACGCTGACCGAAAAGTAG